Genomic DNA from Paenibacillus borealis:
CTTCATCGCTTCGATCCCGTTTTTGTACAGATTAATCAGACATTGCTGCATCAGATTCCGGTCATAATGGGTGCTGAGTGAGTTGTTGAAGCTGAACTCGACCGCTACCTTATGGATTGTGGCATACGGCATGATGACATTCTTGGTATACTCACACTCGGCCTGCAGGTTGGAATAGACCATATTCTCCGCCTGCGGCTTGGCAAAAGAGAGATAATCGCTGATGATCTTCTCCGCCCGGTTCAGCTCCAGCAGCGACAGTTCAATATACCCCTTCTCTTCGGGCGTAAGCGTCTTCGATTTGTTCAGCAGCTGGAGGAACCCGCTCGTCACCGTTAACGGATTCCGCATCTCATGGGAGACGCTGGCCGCCAGCTCGCTAACCACATTAAGCCGCTCCGACTGCATAATCCGGTCACGATTCTTGAGATTGGTAATGATCTGCTCCAGCAGAATCATTAAGACGGCCATCACGGCTGCATGAGTGGTTAAAGCATAGAAGGTTAGCATCCAGAACTGCATATCCAGTGACTCCATAACCACGCTCAGCACAATCAGATAACAGCCCATCGTAAGTACGGCAATTACGGTTGCCCAGCTGATCCGTGTCTTGGGCTTCGAACGGATAAAACTTGCGCTTAATGATGGGACAATGATCAGCACAGCTGTTGAAAAAAGAAACGAGTGGATCGTTCCCTCTCCGCCTATGTAGAAACGGTATACGTTTAGTATGAGATAGAGCGGAAGAACATTTTTGTATCCTCCATACAAAGCTGCGATTATAAACGGAACATAACGCAGGTCAAAGATGAATCCTGTCTCCAGCGTGATCGGCTTGGCGATACACAGGATCATAGTTATAGCTGTGAGCAGCACAAGAATCTTCCGGTTATAGGCATGCGGCCTATTCTCGAAGAAGATCAGGAAGATCAGTACCGGAAACAGCATAAACAGGAAATTGAGAAGTAACGTCTCAAGCAAAGTTAACTTCCTTTCGGCTTTAATACTAGTATGGTCTACGCGTTTGTGCTCTGTGCACTATATTTAGAACATTACGCTAAACTAATATTATAAGTAAAGCTAAACCGGATTACTATAATAAGCTTCTGCAATTTTTCCAATAGATTACCACATGTTATTAACTCTGATATAATCAATTCACATGCCACATAACCGCATTTCAGGGGAGGAATCATTATGGCTTTTACCATTAATAATCTGAAGGACAACCCTAATGTTGTAATCAAAGAACAGCTTGGCGGATTCTCGGTCATTGAATATAAGGAGGATCTGAGCAGCACCTCCATGCTGGAAGCCCAGGCCAACTTCTTCATGAGCAAGAGCAATATGCGCAACAAGCAGCTGATGATTGAGCTTCATAATAGCGAGGTTATGCTGAGCGCAGGCGCTATGCAGTATATGATCGGCAATATCGAAATGACGTCGGGTGTCAAAGGTGTCGGCGGCCTGATGCGCAATATTATATCCAGTGCAGCAACAGGCACGAGTGCTATCAAACCGCTCTATAAAGGCACCGGGACGATTATGCTCGAAACCACCTACAAGTATCTCTGGCTGATTGACGTCGACAATGACCATATCGTGATTGATGACGGCATGTTCCTGGCCTGCGAGTCCACGCTGGAAATTGCCGTCGCTGCACGTAAGAATGTATCCTCTGCCGTACTCGGCGGAGAAGGACTGTTTAACCTGAGCGCACGGGGTAAAGGGATTATCGCCCTCGAAGCTCCGATTCCATCGGAGGAAGCCGTGGTGGTCGAGCTGCAGAATGATGTGCTTAAGGTAGATGGTAATTTCGCGTTGATGTGGTCGAACTCGCTTGATTTTACCGTAGAGAAATCCGGGAAAACCCGCATGGGCTCTGCCGTTTCCGGCGAAGGCCTGGTCAATGTATACCGGGGAACCGGTATGGTCTGGCTGGCACCGCTCATGAATTACAAGAACAGCCTGTTTCAGGCTGCACCTACCTCCTGATTCTGACGCCACTTGAGGCAATGCTCCATCCAACCTAAATTCATCTAAAGGACGGGCCATCCGTATGTCTATTCAAGCTGTATTATTTGATTTCGACGGAACACTCGCAGATACGCTGCCGTTATCCTTCCATGCGTTCCAGGCCGTATTTCAGCAA
This window encodes:
- a CDS encoding ATP-binding protein, with the protein product MLETLLLNFLFMLFPVLIFLIFFENRPHAYNRKILVLLTAITMILCIAKPITLETGFIFDLRYVPFIIAALYGGYKNVLPLYLILNVYRFYIGGEGTIHSFLFSTAVLIIVPSLSASFIRSKPKTRISWATVIAVLTMGCYLIVLSVVMESLDMQFWMLTFYALTTHAAVMAVLMILLEQIITNLKNRDRIMQSERLNVVSELAASVSHEMRNPLTVTSGFLQLLNKSKTLTPEEKGYIELSLLELNRAEKIISDYLSFAKPQAENMVYSNLQAECEYTKNVIMPYATIHKVAVEFSFNNSLSTHYDRNLMQQCLINLYKNGIEAMKGMEDGVLSIDISERKQNIIISIRDTGIGMTKDEISRLGKPYYSTKEEGTGLGMLMAYSAINKVKGVIEVRSEKGKGTTFEIAIPT
- a CDS encoding AIM24 family protein; the encoded protein is MAFTINNLKDNPNVVIKEQLGGFSVIEYKEDLSSTSMLEAQANFFMSKSNMRNKQLMIELHNSEVMLSAGAMQYMIGNIEMTSGVKGVGGLMRNIISSAATGTSAIKPLYKGTGTIMLETTYKYLWLIDVDNDHIVIDDGMFLACESTLEIAVAARKNVSSAVLGGEGLFNLSARGKGIIALEAPIPSEEAVVVELQNDVLKVDGNFALMWSNSLDFTVEKSGKTRMGSAVSGEGLVNVYRGTGMVWLAPLMNYKNSLFQAAPTS